From the genome of Spodoptera frugiperda isolate SF20-4 chromosome 23, AGI-APGP_CSIRO_Sfru_2.0, whole genome shotgun sequence, one region includes:
- the LOC118266869 gene encoding uncharacterized protein LOC118266869 codes for MDASSELPNKMAHLDIMEIDELSPEVAENKPPVPELPSRVLRKRKSIMPEASKSSNRRVSMKPSKRIMTENANPKQIEALYLNKKVKSLSQTLETIYEEPKAQNSDNEVLIGGRKVKRLLTFQLGNQYTKEKIKKRRAKIKKLLGNKSFLNRKKIPMQVFLKTIECLELDEVVKTEASLPLKDKV; via the exons atggaCGCATCTAG TGAGCTGCCAAATAAAATGGCACACTTAGACATAATGGAGATTGACGAACTCTCTCCCGAAGTCGCAGAAAATAAACCTCCAGTGCCCGAGTTGCCATCTAGAGTTTTAAGAAAAAGGAAATCTATAATGCCCGAAGCAAGTAAATCATCGAATCGTAGAGTTAGTATGAAGCCAAGTAAACGTATTATGACTGAAAATGCAAACCCTAAGCAAATAGAAGCTTTGTATCTGAACAAAAAAGTCAAGTCACTATCACAGACTTTAGAAACTATTTACGAGGAACCAAAGGCTCAGAACAGCGACAATGAAGTACTTATTGGTGGCAGGAAAGTAAAAAGACTGTTAACATTCCAATTAggtaatcaatacacaaaagaAAAGATAAAGAAGCGTAGagctaaaataaagaaacttcTGGGAAACAAATCCTTTTTGAATAGAAAAAAGATACCAATGCAAGTATTTCTTAAAACTATTGAGTGTTTGGAATTGGATGAAGTAGTGAAAACGGAAGCTTCTTTGCCACTTAAAGATAAGGTGTAA
- the LOC118266867 gene encoding neuferricin homolog: MSNKIVWYYKLPCYSTMVCTAIINNFKLIVPIAVVLGAYLYHIKLKLYYEDFLNDTNKENDRPGFFTANKLAQFDGETQSDLFLAVLGTVFNVTEGNRHYKKGAAYHYFIGKDGSRALVTGNFKDESDEKDHVMDLSCNDLLTLVHWRNTFKKKYIEVGVLIGRFYDIDGQETVYMKEFVNKIKQCEVEKEVSRREDQKYPPCNIAWSADEGTKVWCTKSSGGVKRSWIGVPRQLFTPGVEKPRCVCLNEVESDAVGLIKEYDNCPKSSTECLVKI, translated from the exons ATgtctaataaaattgtttggtaTTATAAGCTTCCTTGTTATTCAACTATGGTTTGTAcggctataataaataatttcaaattaatagtTCCAATAGCGGTAGTTTTGGGAGCTTACTTATATCATATTAAATTGAAGCTATActatgaagattttttaaatgacaCAAATAAGGAAAACGACAGACCAGGCTTTTTTACTGCAAATAAATTAGCACAATTTGATGGAGAGACACAGAGTGATTTGTTTTTGGCAGTATTAGGCACAGTTTTCAATGTTACAGAAGGAAATAGACATTATAAAAAGGGTGCTGCATACCATTACtttatag gtaAAGATGGATCTAGAGCCCTTGTTACTGGTAATTTCAAAGATGAAAGTGATGAAAAAGACCATGTAATGGACTTATCCTGTAATGACTTATTGACCCTAGTCCATTGGCGGAATACATTCAAGAAAAAGTATATAGAAGTTG GTGTCCTCATAGGAAGATTCTATGATATTGATGGCCAAGAGACTGTTTATATGAAGgagtttgtaaacaaaataaaacaatgtgaaGTGGAGAAAGAAGTGTCCAGAAGAGAAGACCAGAAGTATCCACCTTGTAATATTGCATGGTCTGCTGATGAGGGCACTAAAGTCTGGTGTACCAAATCAAG TGGCGGTGTTAAAAGGAGCTGGATAGGAGTTCCTCGGCAACTCTTCACTCCTGGAGTAGAAAAACCTCGCTGTGTCTGCCTTAATGAAGTAGAAAGTGATGCTGTAGGTCTTATAAAAGAATATGACAACTGTCCTAAGTCTTCTACAGAATGTTTAgtaaaaatttga
- the LOC118266752 gene encoding 3-oxoacyl-[acyl-carrier-protein] synthase, mitochondrial, whose translation MSAKLIHQIRTITQSSQRRRVVVTGLGVVSPLGTGTELAWQNILKGQCGIVSLQGNEYSKLPCRVAGLVPLEKDDKVMKALSKSNLKSMAPATCLALVATEEALADAKWFPKSDIDRESTGVAIGMGMIDLKDVCDTNEALKIGYNKVSPFFVPRILPNMAAGHISIKYGFRGPNHAVSTACATGAHSIGDAFRFIRNGDADVMVCGGAESCISPLAIAGFSRLRALSTSFNDDPGKASRPFDKKRDGFVMGEGAAVLVLEEYQHALERNAKMYAEILGYGLSGDASHITAPREDGSGAVLSMSRALRDGCIDKEKVTYINAHATSTPIGDGIEATAIKTLFKDHSGNILISSTKGAHGHLLGAAGNLEAVFTILSCHQGIIPPTINLEEPVDELNYVAKESKPWTVDRRVALKNSFGFGGTNATLCIGQL comes from the coding sequence atgtcGGCAAAACTAATTCACCAAATAAGAACAATCACTCAGTCTTCACAACGAAGAAGAGTTGTTGTAACAGGACTAGGAGTGGTATCTCCTCTTGGTACAGGCACAGAACTAGCAtggcaaaatattttgaaaggtCAATGTGGTATAGTCAGTCTGCAAGGCAATGAATACTCTAAATTACCTTGTAGAGTAGCCGGGCTAGTGCCTTTGGAAAAAGATGATAAAGTGATGAAAGCACTATCCAAGTCTAACCTGAAGTCTATGGCTCCAGCTACATGCCTCGCTCTTGTTGCAACAGAAGAAGCATTAGCTGATGCAAAATGGTTTCCAAAGTCCGATATTGACAGAGAATCCACAGGTGTAGCTATTGGGATGGGAATGATAGATTTGAAAGATGTTTGTGATACTAATGAGGCATTGAAAATAGGTTACAACAAAGTTAGCCCTTTCTTTGTTCCTAGAATATTACCTAACATGGCAGCTGGTCACATAAGCATTAAATACGGCTTCAGAGGACCTAATCATGCTGTGTCTACAGCGTGTGCAACAGGTGCACATTCAATTGGTGATGCCTTTAGATTTATAAGAAATGGTGACGCAGATGTGATGGTTTGTGGAGGTGCGGAGTCTTGTATCAGTCCTTTAGCCATAGCCGGATTTAGTAGATTAAGAGCATTAAGCACATCTTTCAACGATGATCCAGGAAAGGCATCTAGGCCATTTGATAAGAAGCGAGATGGCTTTGTCATGGGTGAAGGTGCAGCTGTTTTAGTTTTGGAAGAGTACCAGCATGCATTAGAGAGAAATGCAAAAATGTATGCAGAAATTCTAGGCTATGGGTTATCAGGAGATGCAAGTCACATAACTGCTCCAAGAGAGGATGGAAGTGGGGCTGTGTTATCAATGAGCCGTGCATTGAGAGATGGCTGCATTGATAAAGAGAAAGTTACCTATATCAATGCTCATGCCACATCAACTCCTATAGGAGATGGTATTGAAGCAACAGCCATCAAAACTCTGTTTAAGGATCACAGTGGAAATATATTAATCTCATCTACAAAAGGAGCTCATGGACATTTACTAGGTGCTGCAGGCAATTTAGAAGCAGTATTTACAATATTGTCCTGTCATCAAGGAATAATACCACCAACAATCAATTTGGAAGAACCTGTTGATGAATTAAATTATGTCGCCAAAGAATCAAAGCCATGGACTGTTGACAGGAGAGTTGCATTAAAAAATTCATTTGGTTTTGGTGGAACAAATGCAACACTTTGCATTGGACAATTGTAA
- the LOC118266751 gene encoding gametogenetin-binding protein 2-like, with the protein MAKLVDIYNSEKEPVIKRRQLPLTIYENLTMIMDLNTMGLICDNPQVKGREYEEFMRKYRILTTDELKAALRVDASDIFNVLNQSIPCVGCRRSVERLFYQLCKSGHPTLDPLVLTPDEIMTIREDKIIHPQSLATLLNGHSSGIECLILSQPRWKKSQRCTLHSLEAGTARGWGGQATSAGAGATGGASAPCGWGWAAWGWGGRAAWRAAWDAMRASARDHVTLVHFNTLHDTLHNYLRKHRFCADCKTKVLRAYQLLVEEKEPQKEKGYVGALYGGIKRCLLDKHLHLQAKTDYIAHLIARAEPELLGNHRERHAKTLEIAQEEVLICLGICIYERLQRISLRLREEEGTCQTLAAVAVEALYRKFETAVEHKTGVSKLQLLYDEITQEEQTRQQRKEQKKLKRRKKKERQAVESKCKEADSEEPDEKCQCEECLLEERDTPTDLLSPRDYINHQCYEASGDGCQSCHDDTTKRRSPKKTGKKRTKNGNLSPNEHSQDCGYSSGNNGGCCETMSGSSSLMSSPEGSEVACSEGFCNHERGDCLDMAKNDKTLCSGFTLSLQEMLMDTCSSDEEQDTSYIPIEEVMEFKSRRNITEKRQELRQNLRQKFAQLCVNTPQIQPLKQDKQPT; encoded by the exons ATGGCGAAATTAGTTGATATATACAACAGCGAAAAAGAACCTGTGATAAAAAGACGGCAATTGCCGTTAACTATCTACGAAAACCTTACA atgATCATGGATTTAAACACAATGGGTTTAATTTGTGACAATCCACAAGTAAAAGGTCGGGAGTACGAAGAATTTATGCGCAAATATAGAATTCTAACGACGGACGAACTGAAAGCAGCGCTCAGAGTCGATGCTtctgatatttttaatgtattaaatcAAAGCATTCCTTGTGTAGGCTGTCGAAGAAG cGTGGAACGCCTTTTTTATCAACTATGTAAATCAGGACATCCCACATTGGATCCATTAGTGCTGACGCCTGATGAAATAATGACAATAAGAGAAGACAAAATAATACATCCACAGTCCCTAGCCACTTTACTAAATGGTCacag ttcGGGCATAGAATGTCTTATTCTCAGCCAGCCGCGGTGGAAGAAATCCCAACGATGTACACTACATTCGTTAGAGGCTGGCACAGCTCGGGGCTGGGGTGGGCAAGCTACTAGTGCGGGCGCTGGCGCCACAGGTGGGGCCAGCGCGCCGTGCGGCTGGGGCTGGGCGGCCTGGGGCTGGGGCGGCCGGGCGGCCTGGCGCGCCGCCTGGGACGCCATGCGCGCCTCCGCCCGCGACCACGTTACCCTCGTACACTTCAACACCTTGCACGACACGCTCCATAACTATTTAAGAAAACATCGTTTCTGTGCTGATTGTAAAACTAAG GTATTGCGAGCTTATCAGCTGCTAGTGGAAGAGAAGGAACCACAGAAAGAGAAAGGATATGTTGGCGCGCTGTACGGTGGTATCAAGCGATGCCTTTTAGACAAGCACCTGCACCTGCAAGCTAAGACTGACTACATCGCCCACCTTATAGCTAGAGCGGAGCCTGAACTACTTGGAAACCACAGAGAGAGACATGCTAAGACACTGGAAATTGCACAAGAGGAG GTACTTATCTGTCTCGGCATATGTATTTATGAGCGACTGCAACGCATCTCTCTAAGGCTACGTGAAGAAGAAGGCACCTGTCAAACACTCGCCGCAGTTGCAGTAGAGGCACTCTATCGCAAGTTTGAAACTGCTGTGGAACATAAAACCGGAGTCTCGAAACTGCAACTTCTATATGATGAAATTACCCAAGAGGAACAGACTAGGCAACAGAGAAAGGAACAGAAGAAACTCAAACGACGCAAGAAGAAGGAACGACAGGCCGTTGAGAGCAAATGCAAA GAGGCTGATTCAGAAGAACCAGATGAAAAGTGCCAATGCGAGGAATGTTTACTAGAGGAACGAGACACGCCGACGGATCTGCTTTCACCACGCGACTACATCAATCACCAGTGTTACGAGGCCAGCGGTGACGGGTGTCAGTCGTGTCATGACGATACTACAAAACGTCGCTCACCCAAAAAAACGGGCAAGAAACGTACCAAAAACGGTAACCTCTCGCCGAACGAGCATTCTCAAGACTGTGGCTACTCATCTGGGAACAACGGAGgttgctgtgaaactatgtctgGGAGTTCCTCTCTCATGAGTTCACCCGAAGGTTCCGAAGTGGCGTGTTCCGAAGGGTTCTGTAATCATGAGAGAGGCGACTGTTTAGATATGGCTAAAAATGATAAGACTTTGTGCTCAGGTTTCACACTTTCTCTACAGGAAATGTTAATG GATACATGTTCATCAGATGAAGAACAGGATACAAGTTATATTCCTATAGAAGAGGTAATGGAATTTAAATCACGTAGAAATATAACGGAAAAAAGACAGGAGTTACGACAGAACCTCCGCCAAAAATTCGCTCAGCTATGTGTGAACACGCCGCAGATACAGCCGCTAAAACAAGACAAGCAGCCCACTTAG
- the LOC118266753 gene encoding ribosome maturation protein SBDS, producing the protein MSKIFTPTNQIRLTNVAIVRLKKGGKRFEIACYRNKVLSWRNKLEKDIDEVLQTHTVFTNVSKGQVAKKEDLVKIFGKDDQTEICKEILEKGELQVSDKERHSQIDSLFKDIATTVADKCVNPETKRPYPVSIIEKAMKDIHFSVNVNKSAKQQSLDVIQLLKKEIPLERAQMRVRILLTGKEARKTKDKVVKLAMSVEEENWDSGTANIICLIDPGNFRVLDELVRTETKGTGQFELLNLKEMVEGEQAL; encoded by the exons atgtctaaaatatttacaccaaCAAATCAAATTCGCTTAACTAACGTCGCCATCGTAAGGTTAAAAAAAGGTGGAAAGAGATTTGAAATAGCTTGTTACAGGAATAAGGTTTTATCATGGCGAAACAAATT AGAAAAAGATATTGATGAAGTGCTGCAGACACACACAGTGTTTACAAACGTTTCCAAGGGACAGGTTGCCAAAAAGGAggatttagttaaaatatttggcAAAGATGATCAAACTGAAATATGCAAAGAGATATTGGAGAAAGGAGAACTTCAAGTTTCAGATAAAGAAAGGCATTCACAAATTGACTCTCTATTCAAAGACATAGCAACAACAGTAGCTGATAAATGTGTCAATCCTGAAACAAAGAGACCATATCCCGTGTCTATCATAGAAAAAGCAATGAAAGATATCCATTTCTCAGTAAATGTGAACAAAAGTGCTAAACAGCAGTCCCTTGATGTGATACAGCTATTGAAAAAGGAAATACCGCTAGAGCGAGCTCAAATGAGAGTAAGGATCTTACTTACTGGTAAAGAAGCAAGAAAAACAAAGGATAAGGTTGTTAAACTCGCTATGAGTGTTGAAGAAGAGAACTGGGATTCTGGCACCGCAAATATCATTTGCCTTATTGATCCTGGAAACTTCAGAGTTTTAGACGAGTTGGTTAGGACAGAAACTAAGGGTACTGGACAATTTGAGCTGCTCAACTTAAAGGAAATGGTTGAAGGAGAACAAGcattataa